In one Amaranthus tricolor cultivar Red isolate AtriRed21 chromosome 8, ASM2621246v1, whole genome shotgun sequence genomic region, the following are encoded:
- the LOC130820536 gene encoding uncharacterized protein LOC130820536, with protein sequence MKTGSRLITLPCGCGTIIIAGNSKKSQAQPSKDSEPPPRITSNVKQNLQFLKLWKEFQKRKSSTPKPATSYRRKKLEKEDLPPDTELYKDPTLSLYYTNQDIDSAVPVLLVDGYNVCGYWVKLKKHFMNGRLDVARQKLVDELVQFSLVREVKVVVVFDAMMSGLPTHKETFAGVDIIYSAESCADAWIEKEVVALREDGCPKVWVVTSDLAQQHAAYGAGAFVWSSKALVSEIKSTKKEMERMLQEQRSTSMQGKLLKHNLDTEVVDALKDLKMKLSQNGSK encoded by the exons ATGAAAACAGGTTCTAGATTGATCACTTTACCTTGTGGTTGTGGTACCATTATCATTGCTGGGAATTCCAAGAAGTCTCAAGCACAGCCATCTAAG GATTCTGAACCGCCTCCAAGGATCACATCAAATGTAAAGCAGAATTTGCAGTTTCTGAAGTTGTGGAAG GAGTTCCAGAAAAGAAAATCCAGCACACCTAAGCCAGCCACTAGCTATCGTCGCAAGAAGTTGGAGAAGGAGGACCTTCCACCAGATACAGAACTCTACAAGGATCCAACCTTGTCACTTTATTA TACAAATCAGGATATCGACAGTGCTGTCCCTGTCTTGCTTGTTGATGGTTATAATGTCTGTGGTTACTGGGTGAAACTGAAGAAGCATTTCATGAATGGACGACTTGATGTTGCGAGGCAAAAGCTAGTGGATGAACTTGTTCAGTTCAGCTTGGTAAGAG AAGTAAAGGTGGTGGTTGTATTTGATGCTATGATGTCTGGACTACCTACCCACAAAGAAACATTTGCAGG GGTGGATATAATTTACTCAGCAGAGTCCTGTGCTGATGCATGGATAGAAAAGGAG GTTGTGGCATTGAGGGAAGATGGTTGCCCAAAGGTGTGGGTTGTAACGTCTGATCTTGCTCAACAGCATGCAGCTTATGGAGCG GGAGCGTTTGTTTGGAGCAGCAAGGCACTAGTTTCTGAG ATCAAGTCTACAAAGAAAGAAATGGAAAGAATGCTTCAAGAGCAAAG ATCTACTTCCATGCAAGGAAAGCTTCTCAAGCACAATCTCGATACAGAAGTTGTCGATGCTTTAAAGGACCTCAAGATGAAGTTGTCACAAAATGGGTCGAAATAG
- the LOC130820534 gene encoding leucine-rich repeat receptor protein kinase HPCA1-like: protein MLASMRLEGTLSSDIQELSELRILDLSYNKGLTGSLPSAIGKLSKLTNLVLVGCSFNGPIPDTIGSLSQLRFLYLNSNSFSGSIPNTIGNLLKLFWLDLGENKLTGTIPISNGTTPGLDMLINTKHFHLGRNQLSGSIPPQLLHENLTMLHLLLDNNKLTGDIPPTLGFVQTLEAVRLDFNAIGGPVPSNINNLTNVKDMLLSNNQLTGPMPDLTGMTRLGYLDMSNNSFDATDFPSWLIALPSLTDLMMERTTIEGEVPETFFSLPHLHQVLMKSNNLNGKLDIGDAHSSELRIINLQNNNISAYTHRSGDRQLQLNLIENPVCNDDTDRVQSYCGRLQQTNPSYVTPRNCIPTACSSNKFSSQNCQCAYPYTGNFVFRAPYFSNLQNFTYYTALELKLMTTFLAFRLPVDSVSLSNISRNPSNYLGITLQIFPLAQDRFNRTAISILGFMMSNQTFKAPPFYGTFYFIADEYTMFADEPGSGEKKTLGTAAIIGIAVGISAFVLVSLCVGVFFFCYRRKPAKPVEPNYPSGLGSGSPWTLPGSNSSALQLPGSRLFSLEEVKKLTNNFSEASAIGSGGFGKVYKGALANGLLVAVKRANHESKHGSFQFKAEIELLTRVHHKNLVRLLGFCLERELILIYEYVPNGTLKESLSGTSGIRLDWKRRIQVALDAARGLAYLHELASQPFVHRDIKSTNILLDENLNAKVSDFGLSKPMNDGGRGYITTEVKGTMGYLDPEYYRTYKLNEKSDVYSFGVVMLELATGRSALDRERYVVSEVQKAVDRTQDLYGLHEVLDPSIGLGTSLKGIEKYIDLALRCVEELGVNRPPMGEVVKQLEDIYERVGLNPYSDSGGSSTAFDLYGVESFYLRDGALPR, encoded by the exons ATGTTGGCAAGCATGAGGCTTGAAGGAACTCTTTCAAGTGATATCCAAGAATTATCAGAACTAAGAATTCT AGACCTGTCTTATAATAAGGGTTTGACGGGGTCACTTCCTTCAGCAATCGGGAAACTTTCAAAGCTCACAAACCT GGTCCTGGTTGGCTGCAGTTTCAATGGACCGATCCCAGATACAATTGGATCTCTGTCACAACTGAGATTCCT ATACTTGAATTCTAATAGCTTTAGCGGAAGTATACCTAACACAATCGGTAATCtgcttaagcttttttggttggATCTTGGTGAAAATAAGCTTACAGGAACAATACCAATCTCCAATGGGACTACACCGGGTCTGGACATGCTGATCAATACCAAACATTT CCACCTTGGAAGAAACCAGCTCTCTGGTTCAATTCCGCCTCAACTGCTCCATGAAAATTTGACTATGCTTCATTT ACTTTTGGATAACAATAAGCTTACTGGCGATATCCCGCCAACACTTGGTTTTGTGCAAACATTGGAGGCAGT GCGACTCGATTTTAATGCAATCGGTGGGCCTGTTCCTTCAAACATCAACAATCTTACTAATGTAAAGGATAT GCTTTTATCAAACAACCAACTGACAGGCCCTATGCCCGACCTTACTGGCATGACCCGACTCGGCTACTT GGATATGAGCAATAATAGTTTTGACGCCACAGATTTTCCATCATGGCTCATTGCACTGCCTTCTTTGACAGATCT AATGATGGAAAGGACTACAATCGAAGGCGAGGTTCCTGAGACATTTTTCAGCCTCCCTCATTTACATCAAGT GTTAATGAAGAGTAATAACCTCAATGGCAAGTTGGATATCGGTGATGCTCATAGCTCAGAACTTCGGATCATTAACTTGCAAAACAACAACATATCTGCTTACACTCATAGATCTGGGGACCGCCAGCTCCAACTAAA TCTTATTGAGAATCCTGTTTGTAACGATGATACCGATAGAGTCCAAAGCTACTGCGGACGCCTTCAACAGACAAATCCCTCGTATGTTACACCACGGAACTGTATCCCGACTGCTTGTAGTTCCAATAAATTTTCTAGCCAAAATTGCCAATGTGCCTATCCTTACACCGGGAACTTTGTATTTAGAGCCCCATATTTTTCGAACTTGCAAAATTTTACATACTACACGGCTTTGGAGCTGAAGCTAATGACTACCTTTCTCGCCTTTCGGCTCCCTGTTGATTCTGTGTCCCTCAGTAATATAAGCAGAAATCCATCCAATTACCTTGGAATTACTTTGCAAATTTTCCCCCTTGCTCAAGATCGATTCAATAGGACAGCGATTTCCATTTTGGGTTTTATGATGAGCAACCAGACATTCAAGGCACCGCCTTTTTATGGAACGTTCTACTTCATTGCTGATGAGTATACGATGTTTGCAG ATGAACCTGGATCGGGTGAAAAGAAGACTCTCGGTACAGCTGCTATCATCGGAATTGCTGTAGGAATTTCTGCATTTGTGCTAGTATCATTATGTGTTGGAGTTTTCTTTTTCTGCTACAGAAGGAAACCTGCCAAACCTGTGGAACCAAATTATCCTTCAG GCCTTGGATCGGGCTCCCCTTGGACGTTGCCTGGAAGCAACTCTAGCGCCTTACAACTGCCGGGATCGAGACTTTTTTCACTTGAAGAGGTCAAAAAGCTAACCAATAACTTTTCGGAAGCAAGCGCTATTGGGTCCGGGGGATTTGGGAAG GTATACAAGGGTGCCCTTGCTAATGGACTGTTGGTTGCTGTTAAAAGAGCTAATCATGAATCAAAGCATGGCAGTTTTCAGTTCAAAGCTGAGATCGAGCTTCTAACGAGAGTTCATCATAAAAACCTCGTCAGGTTATTGGGTTTTTGTTTGGAACGAGAACTTATACTAATCTACGAGTATGTACCTAATGGCACCTTGAAAGAGAGTCTCTCGG GGACATCTGGGATACGACTAGATTGGAAGAGAAGAATTCAGGTAGCTCTCGATGCAGCCAGAGGCCTGGCTTATTTGCACGAACTAGCCAGCCAACCGTTCGTGCATAGGGACATCAAGTCGACTAACATACTGCTCGATGAAAACTTGAATGCAAAAGTTTCTGATTTCGGTCTGTCGAAGCCTATGAATGACGGTGGAAGAGGCTATATTACCACTGAAGTAAAAGGAACAATG GGATACTTGGATCCTGAATATTACCGAACCTATAAGTTGAACGAGAAAAGTGATGTTTACAGTTTCGGAGTGGTAATGCTTGAACTTGCAACCGGGAGATCAGCATTAGATAGGGAAAGATACGTAGTAAGTGAAGTTCAAAAAGCCGTTGATAGAACACAGGATTTGTACGGTCTTCATGAGGTGCTAGACCCTAGTATTGGTCTCGGAACCTCACTGAAAGGCATCGAGAAGTACATAGATTTGGCATTGAGGTGTGTGGAGGAATTAGGCGTTAATAGGCCGCCAATGGGGGAAGTCGTGAAACAACTCGAGGATATATATGAAAGAGTGGGATTGAATCCATACAGCGATTCGGGAGGAAGTTCGACAGCATTTGATCTCTATGGGGTGGAGTCGTTTTACCTTCGTGATGGAGCACTCCCACGTTGA